A window of Macrotis lagotis isolate mMagLag1 chromosome 1, bilby.v1.9.chrom.fasta, whole genome shotgun sequence genomic DNA:
GAAATTAAACTAATCCAAACTAAAAGGAGCTATGCTTAGTATTCAATCTTCCTTATATTCATAAAAATAGAACTGCTTTTAATATGCTAACTTCTACAATGCATCAAAACAAGACAGTAACAGGTACCACAAATTAGAAAGGGTTAATAATGGGAAGGGTTTGGAATGAAGCAAGTTCATCAAAATTGAAACTCTTCCAAGGTAAAAATCCCTTTTCACACTTTGAGTTTGTTTCCCATGTATTAAGCAAAACctttaatattgtcttttatagtTTCAGTATCCTAAAATTCTAACATTtcatcactgaatgggcattgtctCAGACAAAAGCTTTAGCTTAAAAAGATCAAAATCTCCCACTACATCCTGAactatttccagtcatcttgacttatgtcttgccactggactctgatgactctggaggagacaaTGAGGCTTGTGCAGCTCTGCcttgcttaaatccaatttattcacAAATGAAGACTTTATCTTGGTGATGTTGttggtcctcttctagaatgaagacCATGACCAtgactaccaccaccactaccaccactaaaATACTAGAATTTTAtgaaatttcaaaaggaaaggaagCTGTGGCATTAAAAAAGGATGATGGGAAATTAACCTGGAAAGGTTGGCTGGAacttcattggtagagggagtgtCCTAATATTGAAATCACTGAATACTGAATATTGAATACTGAAATACAGACTGTATTCTATTGTAAGATAACAAAGCTCTAAAAGAGGGTTACACACAgaggaacagaaagaagataCACAGTGAAATACTAGAATAATGAAGcaatatattaataatgaaataatattacatCACTGGACAACAATGAAGTCAAAGGTTTTATGCTAAAAACAATTCATGAGCAAGTGGGAAATTAATATGATCATCATTGTGattcaaaatgtttattttgacaATTATGTGGAGGACAGAGatagaagaaactgaaatccagaagaTCAATTAGTATAGCAGTCCAGGTCAGAGGTCTGTATTGATTTGTTGACCATGTGACAAGAAAATAGATATGAGTTGCTTTGAATGTATGCTCAACAAAAATTGGCAATTGGTTGAATGGAGGGaggggtaaaaaagaaaagagttgaaGATGACTGAGGTTACAAATCTAGCTGGGAAAATGGTGGTGACCTCAATAGAAACAAGAAAGTTTAAAAGAGGTTTGAGTTTTAAGAGGAAACTCCATGAGTTCTGTTTTTTGATAAGCTGAATTTAAGATAtcttgggacaactaggtggaaTTATCTAGCAAACAGTTGGCAATATGTGACGGAATTCAATAATAGTATGATTTGAGTAAAACTACCAGGAAAAAGATTATTCAAGCAGCTGTGTTTAGAATGAATTATAGGGAGAAAagggattgggtttttttttttaagattttgcaaggtaaatggggttaagtggcttgcccaaggccacacagctaggtaattactaagtgtctgagaccagatttgaacccaggtactccagactcaagggccggtgctttatccactgcaccacctagccaccccaagaaaagCAATTGTTTACAAGTAAGATAAACCAGCAccaaacattgattaagcacctcCTATGTGACAGACATTAGGCTATGCTCAGGagatagatacaaagaaaggcaaaagatggtcTCTAGTTTCCAGGAAGTCTAgtggaggagacaatatgcaaattaTGTCGTTTATATCTTCATCTAAAATCCTTTTGAAAAGTACAGGTGAAGGAGAAGGTAAAGGTCAGGGGAAATGAACACATTAACCAATAAAACCCTTCTGGCTGTTATCAATCCATCTAACTGTTCTATTAGCTGGTCcactacatttttttccctcctatacTTTAGGTTATCTTCCTGTAGAATCCTTAGAATCtaagaaaacttggaaagattgtttgccaggaaactgaattaggGTAACAAATGATATGCAGTGatcaacatttatatagtctGTGATACTAAGTGTGCAAAATGCATTATaggtttgtatacatatatatatatatatacacatacatatctatatatatgtgtgtgtatgtatagtcTTGATATTATAAGACATGACAATTTATAAACTGATAGATGAATCCAAATCATGAATGATGATATACCATTATCTCAACTCAATATCTCTATGTACtgagtatttatatatgtatatatatatatatatatatacatatatatatattacacacttTTTGTATATATGTTGCTTTCTATTAAGACTGTTTGATCTCCATACTTTTGTGCTTATTTTCCTGGCACTGCAATGCAATActaaacttgaagtcaggaaggtctgggttacaatcttgcctcagacataaTGTTGGTATATGATGTTGCTCTCTATTAAGACTGTTTGATCTCCGTAGTTTTATGCTTATTTTCCTGACCTCAAAGACACAAAGCTAAAAACCCTGAATTCAAGATGACCTGGGTTACAATCTTGCCTCGGCCCAACTAGGTGGTCACGAAACTTATGCCCATCTATCCAGGTGGCCCTGAGGGTCACATAAAATACTATAGGTAAAGCGCTTCTGTGCACTTTCTTGTGCCATAGAAAGGCCAGTTGTGGCACACTGTAGCTCCTTGTGAGAGGGGACCTAGCATACTTCTTTGGTATCCCGCAGTAAACCACAGAGTAGAGGCCCCCAGTTTCTTGGCACCAGATCACCTAAATCTATAACCCTGGCATCCTAGGTGCAGCTGCTGACCCAGTGACCCGCATTCACCTGTgcgactctggacaagttacttaacctgagTCTCAGCTTCCTCGTCTGTAAATGAGGGAGGGGTTGCCAAGGTCGCTTCCGGCTCCGAATAGAGGAGTGCAGAGCCCACAACACGCAAACCGCCTGCCCTCTCCCCGAGAACCGCCGCAGCCCGGgccccccggccccgcctccatccccgccccgccccccgctgCGCGCGCAGGGTCCTACCTTGGTCCTTCAGCCCCAGCCTGGCCGGGCCGCTCACCTCGGGCCGGGGCTCGGGGCGGGAAAAGCCTCCAGTCCCGCCTCACAGCCGCATGGGGGGCTGATTCTGCCCAAGCCGGGCGGGGTAGGGTGGGGCCGGGCTGGCCGGGACCGGACTGGCAACCCTGAGCCGGCCGGCCGCCGATCTGCCGAAGGTGGGCGGAGGCCGCAGTTGCCCCGGGAACGGGCCACGCGGAGAGGCTGGGGGAGCCGGGCTGCGGAAGTGACGTTTGGGAAGATCCGCTTCTCGCGGGGAAAAGTGGCGCGAGGTCGGGCTCGGCGTGCCAGAGGGCCGTTAGGGGCTGTTGGGGCCCCGGAGGGCCggggcgccgccgccgcctcgcGGCTGAGCCTCGCGGGGCGGGAAGGCCGCCATCGCCTCTCCCGGGCTTCTGGGCCCTGTCGTCGTGCGAAGTCGAGCCCGGGCCCAGAGACGCGGCTGCTTGGGGAGACCCCCGGGGACAGGGCCGGGCCCGGGCCGGTGCAGTGGCGGCCTCGGGCCGGCCCTCGCCTCGATGCGGCCGGCGCCGGGCACAGAGTGAAGCAGCACCACCCGCCCTGGCCCTGCCGATAGGAGGGCTCGACGGCGCCTCCCAGGAGGCGGTGGGGGCAAGGGGCGCTCCCAAACTTGGGCGCCCAGGGCAGGCGGGAGACCCCCGCACCCCGCGGCGGGCCCGGGCTCCTGATCCGGCAGGGCCGGAAGGAGTTTGCTGAATTCGTTGTTTTTGGAGAGCCGAAAGGGCTGGACTGGATTAAGGACTTGGACTCCGGTTTTGTGTGTGCCCTGGGGCAGGTCATGCCCTCTGGGTCTGTTAAAGGCAGCAGCGTGTTGAACGGAAACCTTCTTTGATTCGAAGTCCTGTAATTTAAGGTTAGGAATTCAACTTAAGTGAGGTTCTTTTGAAGTCATAAATCATTTTCtctagcactttaaagtttacaaagtgctttcctcataacaactctatgaggtaAGCAGTACAGGTATTATTATCTTCCTTTAACGCATGAGGAAACAGGgcagtgaaatgatttgcctaccCAAGTGTACTAGTGTGGCAGCTATGATACTGTCCCAATTCCATGATCCTGCCCTGGCCCTTTCAGTCTTGGCTCTAGTTAAACAGTTTTAACCAGCTTCTGTCTACTAGTGAATGCTCTTTTCCTTTTGTCCTATCTCACCCCTTGCTAATAGTATTTACCCACtccaaaatcatttaaattcactACCTAATCCTACAGACTAGTTCTACAATTGCAACCGGGCAATTGATGGAAcctttcaatctttcctgatcTTCTGAACTAGTTTTGGTTTAGGTCTATaaggaaataatttggaaagGGAAGATAACTCAATCTTgcatatttattttccatttttagaggaaattgtctttttcaacatccatcctagaaaagaaaaatgaaaatttcaaaataaaacatgTCTCTAAATGAGACTTAGTGAAGAATATTTTCTGCAGCAGATACGAACCAAGAGTCTCCAGAAAGTTTTGGAGTCCAGGGTAAGAGGCGGTCATCCATTAGCTTGTTTGGGGAGAGTGCCACCAATatgactttccttcctt
This region includes:
- the C1H16orf46 gene encoding uncharacterized protein C16orf46 homolog isoform X2 — encoded protein: MTCPRAHTKPESKSLIQSSPFGSPKTTNSANSFRPCRIRSPGPPRGAGVSRLPWAPKFGSAPCPHRLLGGAVEPSYRQGQGGWCCFTLCPAPAASRRGPARGRHCTGPGPALSPGVSPSSRVSGPGLDFARRQGPEARERRWRPSRPARLSREAAAAPRPSGAPTAPNGPLARRARPRATFPREKRIFPNVTSAARLPQPLRVARSRGNCGLRPPSADRRPAGSGLPVRSRPARPHPTPPGLGRISPPCGCEAGLEAFPAPSPGPR